From the genome of Triticum aestivum cultivar Chinese Spring chromosome 3B, IWGSC CS RefSeq v2.1, whole genome shotgun sequence, one region includes:
- the LOC123065732 gene encoding uncharacterized protein, producing MARRGGMVVVGCCLLVALALACGVASAQPSENGPPTKLPPKATFQTITIPKNSTKRLYAVTCRERRGKPCVVSCPSRCPNKCLAYCKYCMAFCVCDLVPGSSCGDPRFTGGDGNTFYFHGKKDQDFCILSDEALHINAHFIGNHNPAIRRNFTWIQAIGVSFGQHRLYVGARKAAIWDEEEDHIHIMLDGKAVDVETVKNTRWVSKALPSLSVTRIDTVNAVMVELDGVFGISVNAVPITEEDSRIHNYGKTGSDSLVHLDLGFKFHSLTKSVHGVLGQTYQPEYVSKVDISAKMPIMGGAPKYLSSSLFSTDCAVSKFRSNNVAGSVITFAS from the exons AtggcgcggcgcggcggcatggtggtggtAGGCTGCTGCCTCCTGGTGGCACTCGCGCTGGCGTGCGGCGTGGCGTCGGCGCAACCCTCGGAGAATGGTCCGCCCACGAAGCTCCCGCCCAAGGCCACGTTCCAGACCATCACCATCCCCAAAAACAGCACCAAGAGGCTGTACGCGGTCACCTGCCGCGAGAGGCGCGGAAAGCCTTGCGTCGTGTCCTGCCCAAGCCGCTGCCCCAACAAGTGCCTCGCCTACTGCAAATACTGCATGGCATTCTGCG TGTGTGATCTCGTCCCGGGGAGCTCGTGCGGAGACCCCCGCTTCACCGGCGGGGACGGCAACACCTTCTACTTCCACGGCAAGAAGGACCAGGATTTTTGCATCCTCTCCGACGAGGCCCTCCACATCAACGCCCACTTCATCGGCAACCACAACCCCGCCATAAGGCGCAACTTCACGTGGATCCAGGCCATCGGCGTCAGCTTCGGCCAGCACCGCCTCTACGTCGGCGCTCGCAAGGCCGCCATctgggacgaggaggaggaccacATCCACATCATGTTGGACGGCAAGGCCGTCGATGTGGAGACCGTCAAGAACACCCGGTGGGTCTCCAAGGCCTTGCCCTCCTTGTCCGTCACGCGCATCGACACGGTGAATGCCGTCATGGTGGAGCTCGACGGCGTGTTCGGCATCTCCGTCAACGCGGTGCCGATCACCGAGGAGGACTCCAGGATCCACAACTACGGCAAGACCGGGAGCGACAGCCTCGTGCACCTTGACCTCGGCTTCAAGTTCCATTCCCTCACCAAGAGCGTCCACGGCGTGCTCGGCCAGACCTACCAGCCGGAGTATGTCAGCAAGGTAGACATCAGCGCCAAGATGCCTATCATGGGCGGCGCACCGAAATACCTATCCTCCAGTCTTTTCTCCACGGATTGCGCCGTCTCCAAGTTCCGCAGCAACAACGTCGCCGGGAGTGTCATCACCTTTGCCTCGTAA
- the LOC123070926 gene encoding ABC transporter I family member 10, which yields MAQSLTGGATPFCCYPHPPSYAAGRATPTAPPSTRRRVVASASPTPPPPAIEGRGVGFSVTTRRGLVLPVLKDCSLCVPPGQLWMLLGPNGCGKSTLLKVLAGFQNPSAGTVHINRPFSYVFQNPDHQVVMPTVESDVAFGPGKLNLSLDEVRSRVSQSLDAVGMLSYSQRPIQTLSGGQKQRVAIAGALAEASKVLLLDELTTFLDEYDQMGVVKAVRNSVTASGEVAALWVTHRLEELRYADGAIYMEDGRTIIQGDVSSISRFIKRKQARYFGHFEL from the exons ATGGCGCAAAGCCTCACCGGCGGCGCCACCCCCTTCTGCTGCTACCCTCACCCGCCCAGCTACGCCGCCGGGCGAGCTACCCCGACCGCTCCCCCTTCCACCCGCCGCCGCGTGGTCGCCTCGGCCTCCCCTACGCCGCCCCCGCCGGCCATCGAGGGCCGCGGGGTGGGATTTTCGGTGACGACGAGGCGGGGGCTGGTGCTGCCGGTGCTCAAGGACTGCTCGCTGTGCGTCCCGCCGGGGCAGCTCTGGATGCTCCTCGGCCCCAACGGCTGCGGCAAGTCCACCCTCCTCAAG GTTTTGGCAGGTTTTCAAAATCCCTCTGCTGGTACAGTGCATATTAATAGGCCATTCAGCTATGTCTTCCAAAATCCTGATCACCAG GTTGTGATGCCCACTGTGGAATCCGATGTTGCATTTGGTCCTGGTAAGCTCAATCTTTCATTGGATGAGGTTAGGTCAAGAGTGTCACAATCTCTGGATGCAGTTGGAATGTTGAGCTACTCTCAA AGGCCAATCCAAACTCTGAGTGGTGGGCAGAAACAGAGAGTTGCCATTGCTGGTGCTTTAGCTGAAGCATCCAAAGTACTACTGCTGGATGAGCTGACCACATTCTTGGACGAATATGATCAG ATGGGCGTGGTCAAGGCGGTGAGGAACTCTGTGACTGCTAGTGGGGAGGTTGCGGCACTGTGGGTGACCCATCGGCTGGAAGAACTCAGATACGCAGATGGTGCTATCTACATGGAAGATGGCCGGACGATTATTCAAGGCGACGTCTCCAGTATATCCAGGTTTATAAAGAGGAAGCAAGCACGCTACTTCGGTCATTTTGAGCTCTGA
- the LOC123070927 gene encoding copper transporter 3-like: MRTAQAPRRAGPPAHIHPRGRGRRCNERTERHQIIIGGQRAMDKGMGGHGMGMGGAAPAPAAAHGGMRMHYMHMTFYWGKNSEILFHGWPGSSGGMYALALLVVFALAVLVEFLSTCRWLESHISSRDRPAAAGAARAAVHALRVGMAYVLMLALMSFNVGVLLVAVAGHAVGFLLFRAGLFGGQAQVEDGAKDYLAPAACC, from the coding sequence ATGCGTACTGCACAggcgccgcgccgcgccggcccgcccgcaCATATACACCCACGCGGGCGCGGACGCAGATGCAACGAACGCACAGAACGCCACCAGATCATCATCGGCGGCCAGCGCGCGATGGACAAGGGAATGGGAGGGCACGGCATGGGCATGGGCGGCGCCGCGCCGGCGCCAGCGGCAGCGCACGGGGGCATGCGGATGCACTACATGCACATGACCTTCTACTGGGGCAAGAACTCGGAGATCCTCTTCCACGGGTGGCCCGGCTCCAGCGGCGGCATGTACGCGCTCGCGCTCCTCGTCGTCTTTGCGCTCGCCGTGCTCGTGGAGTTCCTCTCCACCTGCCGCTGGCTCGAGAGCCACATCTCCTCCCGCgaccggccggcggcggcgggggcggcgcgcgcCGCCGTGCACGCGCTGCGCGTCGGGATGGCCTACGTCCTCATGCTCGCGCTCATGTCGTTCAACGTCGGCGTGCTCCTCGTGGCAGTCGCCGGCCACGCGGTGGGGTTCCTGCTCTTCAGGGCCGGCCTGTTCGGCGGACAGGCGCAGGTGGAGGACGGGGCCAAGGACTACCTGGCGCCGGCGGCGTGCTGCTAG